From Coturnix japonica isolate 7356 chromosome 1, Coturnix japonica 2.1, whole genome shotgun sequence, the proteins below share one genomic window:
- the AAMDC gene encoding mth938 domain-containing protein translates to MSSPEIASLSWGQMKVKGCSTTYKDCKVWPGGSRTWDWRETGTNHSPGVQPADLEEVVKKGVKTLVIGRGMSEALQVPPSTVDYLKKNGIDVLVLQTEKAVLEYNALAAQGVKVGGVFHSTC, encoded by the exons ATGTCTTCCCCTGAAATTGCTTCGCTGTCTTGGGGGCAGATGAAGGTGAAAGGCTGCTCTACAACATACAAGGACTGCAAAGTGTGGCCGGGAGGAAGTCGGACTTGGGATTGGAGAGAAACTGGGACTAAT CATTCTCCAGGAGTGCAGCCAGCTGACCTTGAAGAAGTTGTCAAGAAGGGTGTTAAAACTCTTGTCATTGGCCGTGGCATGAGCGAGGCTCTGCAG GTTCCTCCATCTACTGTGGATTATCTTAAGAAAAATGGGATTGATGTGTTGGTGTTGCAGACGGAGAAGGCAGTGTTAGAGTACAATGCCCTGGCTGCTCAGGGTGTCAAAGTGGGGGGAGTCTTCCACTCAACGTGCTGA